In Phycisphaeraceae bacterium, a genomic segment contains:
- a CDS encoding Maf family protein codes for MTSHGIRHSVVNVAIDDGELCSHGREPRSWVMSLAYLKAAAGRRDALFVHEESAVLLGADTICVQGGRIIGQPRDEDHARSMILELANGVHDVLTGVALIEPMTGRRDLFFSAASVRVGHLSPVEVDSYVASGLWQGKAGGYNLGERLDAGWPIEFEGDPTGVMGLPMTLLVPRLSRFAATV; via the coding sequence TTGACTTCGCACGGTATTCGTCACTCCGTCGTCAACGTCGCGATTGACGATGGCGAACTGTGTTCGCACGGGCGCGAGCCGCGCTCGTGGGTGATGTCGCTTGCCTATCTCAAAGCCGCTGCCGGGCGTCGCGACGCTCTATTCGTCCACGAAGAATCCGCTGTCCTGCTCGGTGCTGACACCATTTGCGTGCAGGGCGGGCGAATCATCGGGCAGCCACGCGATGAGGACCATGCACGCAGCATGATCCTTGAACTTGCCAATGGCGTCCACGATGTGCTCACAGGCGTTGCACTCATCGAGCCGATGACCGGGCGGCGGGATCTGTTTTTCAGTGCTGCCAGTGTTCGCGTCGGCCACCTGTCGCCCGTTGAGGTCGATTCATACGTCGCCAGCGGGCTTTGGCAGGGCAAGGCGGGCGGATATAACCTCGGGGAGCGGCTTGACGCCGGTTGGCCCATCGAGTTTGAGGGTGATCCGACCGGGGTGATGGGGCTGCCAATGACGCTTCTGGTCCCGAGGTTGTCGCGCTTTGCTGCGACCGTCTGA
- the fliM gene encoding flagellar motor switch protein FliM, which yields MADVLDQSEVDALLAAVDAGTVQAEERPKSIFSRRPIDPDEIEIRSYDFKRPERVSKDQMRSLQTLHEAFARNFGASLSGFMRTIVEVKVATCEQMTYGEFISGLPNPTSFNLIEASSLEGTICLEISPLIVYPMIDRLLGGSSHDLFIPQRPMTPIEMRLISNITRRALDTLSEAWESVLKVSFSIASSESNPQLVQIVPPNEVVVVVGLELKMSNRAGTMNLCIPYNVIEPVMADLSSQSWFSVTKGDSNGEIAQVLSRQLGRAALGVTGVLAETTITLADLAQLQVGDVILTEKACAKPVVLSIEGEKKFLGSIGQHKGKRAIRIDRSIAVDDRV from the coding sequence ATGGCCGACGTACTTGACCAAAGCGAGGTTGACGCACTGCTCGCCGCTGTTGACGCGGGGACAGTGCAGGCGGAAGAACGTCCCAAGTCGATCTTCAGCCGCCGACCGATCGATCCTGACGAGATCGAGATCCGTTCCTACGACTTCAAACGCCCCGAGCGTGTCAGCAAGGACCAGATGCGGTCGCTCCAGACGCTGCACGAGGCCTTTGCGCGAAATTTTGGTGCGTCTCTGTCGGGTTTCATGCGCACGATCGTGGAAGTGAAGGTTGCGACATGCGAACAAATGACGTACGGCGAGTTCATCTCGGGCTTGCCGAATCCGACGAGTTTCAATCTGATCGAGGCTTCGAGCCTTGAGGGGACGATTTGCCTGGAGATCAGCCCCCTGATCGTGTACCCGATGATCGACCGTCTTCTGGGGGGGTCGTCACACGACCTGTTTATCCCCCAGAGGCCGATGACCCCGATCGAGATGAGGCTGATCAGCAATATCACCCGGCGTGCGCTGGACACCCTGAGCGAGGCGTGGGAAAGCGTGCTGAAGGTGTCGTTCTCGATTGCGTCGTCTGAGAGCAACCCGCAGTTGGTGCAGATAGTCCCCCCGAATGAGGTGGTGGTTGTGGTGGGATTGGAACTGAAAATGTCCAATCGGGCGGGGACGATGAACCTGTGTATTCCCTATAACGTGATCGAGCCTGTGATGGCGGATTTGAGTTCGCAGAGTTGGTTTAGCGTGACGAAGGGGGATTCGAACGGGGAGATTGCTCAGGTGCTTTCGAGGCAGTTGGGGCGGGCGGCGCTTGGGGTGACGGGGGTGCTGGCGGAGACGACGATCACGCTGGCGGATCTGGCGCAGTTGCAGGTTGGGGATGTGATCCTGACCGAGAAGGCGTGTGCGAAGCCTGTGGTGCTTTCGATCGAGGGGGAGAAGAAGTTTCTGGGGTCGATCGGACAGCATAAGGGCAAGCGTGCGATCCGGATTGACCGCTCGATAGCGGTTGATGACCGGGTGTGA